One Epinephelus lanceolatus isolate andai-2023 chromosome 17, ASM4190304v1, whole genome shotgun sequence genomic window carries:
- the LOC117248205 gene encoding follistatin-related protein 1-like isoform X1: MLTISVLLLPLLLSSPPVSSSPLAKVNSDQSVCARTFCGAGRECVSTDRGEPVCRCLEQCDVTEHWVCGSNGRSYRNHCELHRDACITHTKIHVEHRGHCLEKPTQADVSPIVCFLSDRDWLRDRVIQWIQEEVESNGLTSNETSASQLLQTYFKTYDDGDSELDSKEFLSFLKHNETALNITYSNTLETNMLLRSLCVDALIELSDENADWKLSLTEFINCLTPTYHPYERKCALEDEVFEDGAETRMECNKCVCACGNWVCTALTCNGEHQVEEDVEDGAEEEEMTEEEWSRRVAELNALQEDSQH; this comes from the exons atGTTGACCATCTCTGTTCTGCTGCTGCCattgctcctctcctcccctcctgtctcctcGTCTCCTCTGGCCAAGGTAAACTCA gatcAGTCGGTGTGTGCCAGGACTTTCTGCGGTGCAGGACGAGAGTGTGTGTCGACCGACAGAGGAGAGCCAGTCTGTCGCTGTCTGGAG cagtGTGATGTGACGGAGCACTGGGTGTGTGGCAGCAACGGCAGGTCCTACAGAAATCACTGTGAGCTGCACAGAGACGCCTGCATCACTCACACCAAGATACATGTGGAGCACAGAGGACACTGTCTGG AGAAACCAACACAGGCAGACGTGAGCCCCA TCGTGTGTTTCCTGTCTGATCGTGATTGGCTGAGAGACAGAGTGATCCAGTGGATTCAGGAGGAAGTCGAATCCAACGGTCTGACGTCCAACGAGACCTCAGCCAGTCAGCTGCTGCAGACGTACTTCAAG acGTACGATGACGGGGATTCAGAGCTCGACTCCAAAGAGTTCCTGAGCTTCTTGAAGCACAACGAGACGGCGCTCAACATCACCTACTCTAATACTCTGGAGACCAACATGCTGctgag gtCTCTGTGTGTCGATGCTTTGATCGAGCTGTCGGATGAAAACGCAGACTGGAAGCTGAGTTTAACAGAGTTCATCAACTGTCTGACACCCACCTACCATCCATATGAGAGAa agtGCGCTCTGGAGGACGAGGTGTTCGAGGACGGAGCTGAAACTCGGATGGAGTgtaacaagtgtgtgtgtgcctgtggaAACTGGGTGTGCACCGCTCTGACCTGCAATG GAGAGCACCAGGTGGAGGAGGATGTTGAGGAcggagcagaagaagaagaaatgacaGAAGAGGAGTGGAGCAGGAGAGTGGCCGAACTCAACGCTCTACAGGAGGACAGTCAACACTGA
- the runx2a gene encoding runt-related transcription factor 2, producing the protein MNAEPVAKCRPTPSPANRQLDDQEVRSLHQRSTAPPRGLVQTDSPNFLCSSLPQHWRCNKTLPRAFTVVAVGNDVPDGVVVTVMAGNDDNCSAELRNATTTMKQGYAHFNDLRFIGRSGRGKSFTLSINVLTSPPQIATLHRAIKVTVDGQRLPRRQRQKEVKSGVFRSSCSSSASSDCRSFTTSLWTNEPPFLGQVTSLTSSFTPGPRMHHLPPLSYSTQPTPYSSYLSSPPPPPPLSHNGPFQAGSFYYGPNQPLQNMGEDRNVVTALTNYIEGACLSIRGEEPYWRPY; encoded by the exons ATGAATGCAG AGCCTGTGGCGAAGTGTCGGCCAACACCGTCTCCCGCCAACCGTCAACTGGACGATCAGGAGGTGAGGTCGCTCCACCAGCGCAGCACGGCGCCACCCAGAGGCCTGGTGCAGACAGACAGCCCCAACTTCCTGTGCAGCAGCCTGCCGCAGCACTGGAGGTGTAACAAGACCCTGCCGAGAGCCTTCACG GTGGTTGCCGTGGGCAACGACGTGCCAGACGGTGTGGTGGTCACGGTGATGGCCGGCAATGACGACAACTGCAGCGCCGAGCTTCGCAACGCCACAACGACCATGAAGCAAGGCTACGCCCACTTCAACGACCTCCGCTTCATAGGTCGCAGCGGCAGAG gtAAGAGTTTCACACTCTCCATCAACGTGCTGACCTCGCCGCCTCAGATCGCCACCTTACACAGAGCCATCAAGGTCACCGTGGACGGACAGCGGCTGCCAAGAC gacagagacagaaggaggtGAAGTCAGGAGTGTTCAGGTcgtcctgcagcagctctgcaTCCTCAG ACTGTCGATCCTTCACCACCTCTCTGTGGACCAATGAGCCGCCGTTCCTGGGTCAGGTGacctctctgacctcctcctTCACCCCAGGTCCCAGAATGCACCACCTGCCTCCTCTCTCCTACTCCACCCAGCCGACACCGTACAGCTCCTAcctgtcctctcctcctcctccccctccactgAGCCACAATGGTCCCTTCCAAGCAGGCAGCTTCTACTACGGACCAAACCAACCGCTCCAAAACATGGGGGAGGACCGCAATGTCGTCACAGCGCTGACCAATTATATTGAAGGGGCGTGTCTTTCTATAAGAGGGGAGGAGCCTTACTGGAGGCCTTATTGA
- the LOC117248205 gene encoding follistatin-related protein 1-like isoform X2, with translation MLTISVLLLPLLLSSPPVSSSPLAKDQSVCARTFCGAGRECVSTDRGEPVCRCLEQCDVTEHWVCGSNGRSYRNHCELHRDACITHTKIHVEHRGHCLEKPTQADVSPIVCFLSDRDWLRDRVIQWIQEEVESNGLTSNETSASQLLQTYFKTYDDGDSELDSKEFLSFLKHNETALNITYSNTLETNMLLRSLCVDALIELSDENADWKLSLTEFINCLTPTYHPYERKCALEDEVFEDGAETRMECNKCVCACGNWVCTALTCNGEHQVEEDVEDGAEEEEMTEEEWSRRVAELNALQEDSQH, from the exons atGTTGACCATCTCTGTTCTGCTGCTGCCattgctcctctcctcccctcctgtctcctcGTCTCCTCTGGCCAAG gatcAGTCGGTGTGTGCCAGGACTTTCTGCGGTGCAGGACGAGAGTGTGTGTCGACCGACAGAGGAGAGCCAGTCTGTCGCTGTCTGGAG cagtGTGATGTGACGGAGCACTGGGTGTGTGGCAGCAACGGCAGGTCCTACAGAAATCACTGTGAGCTGCACAGAGACGCCTGCATCACTCACACCAAGATACATGTGGAGCACAGAGGACACTGTCTGG AGAAACCAACACAGGCAGACGTGAGCCCCA TCGTGTGTTTCCTGTCTGATCGTGATTGGCTGAGAGACAGAGTGATCCAGTGGATTCAGGAGGAAGTCGAATCCAACGGTCTGACGTCCAACGAGACCTCAGCCAGTCAGCTGCTGCAGACGTACTTCAAG acGTACGATGACGGGGATTCAGAGCTCGACTCCAAAGAGTTCCTGAGCTTCTTGAAGCACAACGAGACGGCGCTCAACATCACCTACTCTAATACTCTGGAGACCAACATGCTGctgag gtCTCTGTGTGTCGATGCTTTGATCGAGCTGTCGGATGAAAACGCAGACTGGAAGCTGAGTTTAACAGAGTTCATCAACTGTCTGACACCCACCTACCATCCATATGAGAGAa agtGCGCTCTGGAGGACGAGGTGTTCGAGGACGGAGCTGAAACTCGGATGGAGTgtaacaagtgtgtgtgtgcctgtggaAACTGGGTGTGCACCGCTCTGACCTGCAATG GAGAGCACCAGGTGGAGGAGGATGTTGAGGAcggagcagaagaagaagaaatgacaGAAGAGGAGTGGAGCAGGAGAGTGGCCGAACTCAACGCTCTACAGGAGGACAGTCAACACTGA